Within Salvia splendens isolate huo1 chromosome 21, SspV2, whole genome shotgun sequence, the genomic segment gattctaactaccGATGATCATCATCTGCTTCATCAAACAAACATGAACtggaacaaaacagagcatagAAACAGAGCAAACTTCAGATCGGACGTTAAACCTGATGATTAAGCAGAAAATTAACAGATCTAACAGATTTCCCTAATTAGCTAATGACagaaaaagctgcaactaacaacaAGCGGCGgatctgattctaactaccgatgatcatcatcttcttcatcaaacaaacatgaactggaacaaaacagagcatagAAACAGAGCAAACTTCAGATCGGACGTTAAACCTGATGATTAAGGAGAAAATTAACAGATCTAATCTAGTAGGTCAAGCAATGCAACAATAACAGAAAATTCCATGCAGATCCAAAACTATGTACTCAGGTTCAAACATTAAAAAGGAAATCTACACTAGATCCATCGGATTCAACATCAACACAACCAGATCCATAACTTCCAGCTCCGATTCAACCAAATAACAACAAATCAACTCAGATCTCTCTGATCTCAACACCAAAACAACCaacaattgcgaaaagcatccagatCAGTAAAATCAATACAATACATCGCAAATCAGAGTGAAAGCAAAAAATTGAACTAGATTAAACCATAGAACGTCGAAGTTAGTCACAAAACAGTCGTCGAACTTCCAGCAAGGAAGTCGGTGAAAGAAAGTACGTGCGTAAAAGTAAATGAatgtttcttcgcccttatcAGGATGGTGTTACACTTCCAACTGAACAAACACACCACGCTACGCTACCCCAAATCTCCCATGAAACCAAATGCGTGTCGAGCTAAGAGTGAAAGAACGAGAGCGAGTTGAGAGCTCCTAGAGAATTTTCTAACTAAGAGCGGATTTTCTAACTAGAGGAGAGCTcctttcaatatttttttcctcGTATTTATAGGCACGGCTTCAATCCATACGGCAACAGTCTTTGCGTTTTGACGTTTATGCCCTTGAGGATTCTGCTCCTTTTCTTCACTTTTGCTCCTATTTCCTCTGCCCTGGTAATTGATACTCGTTCCTGAATCTGGCAGATAATTCATGCATCTGGACTTACAATTATATGTTAGCACCATGGAGAACACAGAATTTAGATccaaaatagatgcatgaaacgagccttatcaacaACCTGAATAATATTGTGCTGCTAACGGATTCACGTGATCAAGCGCATGCCATGTTCGAATCTGACTATAACGGATAAGATTGTTATCAGGTCGACCTTATAACAATCCAAACAAACAATTTATTAGCCTTGCAATCACAATGCAAAAGGTTACCAAAATATAGGCATGTGTAGTACAGATCCTCAAAGTCAAATTAGAAATTGTGTTGTAAAATATCACCAACCAGGATTGAGGCATGTATAATACTGATTCCTCAAACATAAACTAGAACATAATCAGTTTGTCTCTTTAAAATAATTCCCTATGACCACTCAAAACACATTGTATATACGTGATTACGTGTGGTTCAGCCCCCCTTCTTTGACTGGAACTCTTATAAATAGGCTATATATATATCACCCCTTCTTCTTTACTTACATACAACAATCACACACAAATAGAAAGGGAGAGAGAGGTAATTCATTAATATGGAAGTAGTTCAAGTACTTCGCATGAATGGAGGTCTTGGAGAAACTAGCTATGCCAACAACTCTCTTGTTCATGTATACACAACTCTtacattttgtttttattttatctaatgcaattatattaaaaatttaaaggcAATTAGTTTTTTCTCTATTTGTGACAGAGAAAGGTGATTTCGATGACGAGGCCGATAACAGAGGAGGCAATAACGCAAGTTTACAGCAGCGTCGGCGCGATCGCGAACCGCTTCTGCATAGCCGAGCTGGGCTGTTCGTccgggccgaactctttggtggtGGCGGCGGAGCTCATCAGCACTGTTCACCAGTTGAGCCGGAGCCAAGGCCGTCAGCTGCCGGAATTTCAGATACTCTTGAACGATCTCCCCGGGAACGATTTCAACTCTATTTTCCACTCCTTTCTGCCGCAGTTCAGAGCCCAGCTCGACCAGCAAATGGGATCTAAATCGGCATCTTGTTTCGTCTATGGTGTTCCTGGTTCATTTTACGGCCGCCTTTTCGCAACCAACAGCCTCCATTTTGTGCACTCTTCTTACAGCCTCATGTGGCTCTCCAAGGTGTACTCTTTATTAGCCTTTCCAAATTCATAATTGAATATTAGTACTGTCCGCCATTATGTGTCATAAGTTTCCTTTTCCGTTCATTCGACAACAGTAGTCACATTTTTTACTATACTACTTTTGGCTATCCATATATTCCAATAATTCACTGCACTCATGTTTTACTACTGTAAAATTATAGTAGGACTAATTTTTCACTAAAATTTTCCACTtgctttcttttatttttaaaatcaaagTCGCGTCAACGTGTAACAATTAATAGTgtacggatggagtattaatagATGAATTTACTTGGTCATGAaggtgccggaaggggtggagAAATGGAACAAGGAGGAGATATACATCGGAAGCAAAAGCCCGGCGCCGGCGATAAACGTGTACTACTCCCAATTCCGGGTAGATTTCCACACATTCCTGAAATGCCGGTCAGAGGAAGTTGTGGGAGGTGGAGCAATGGTGCTTACTATTCTGGGGAGGAAGAGCGACAACGCCGCCGCGAGCAAGGAATGCTGCTATATTTGGGAACTCTTAGCTCTCTCTCTCAAGCAAATGGTGTCAGAGGGAGCCATCGATGAAGAGAAGCTCCATTCATTCAACATCCCTCAATACATGCCGTCACCGGCGGAGGTCAGGAGGAGCATGGAGGAGGAGGGCTCTTTTGCCATCAGCCGCCTCGACACCTCGGAGATCAGATGGGCCGACtgcggcagcagcagcagcgggGAGGATGTGGCGAAATGCATGAGATCGGTGGCGGAGCCGATGCTGGTGGAGCACTTTGGGGAGACGATAATCGATGAGTTATTCGGAAAGTACGAGAGATGCCTCACCGATTGCATGTCCAAGGAAGAGATGAAGTTCATCAACGTCACTGTTTCTTTGATCCGGAGAGGATGATTCGTCGTTACATTATTTCATCTACAATTTCTGCTCTTTTACTTTAACAATTACACATAAAAACATGTGACATGAAGGATTTGCATATTTCTATAAAAAGTAGTAcaaaaaatattgttttttttttcaagttaATACATGCcttcttgattttttatttaacttgaaatgaaaatagtacgtaaatttaaaactttttatatcaatataaaaCATTGAAAGCATTTTGTACTACTATATCACAATAATTCAACTCAAATGTGAGACATTAAAGTTGCGAGGTTAAAATAATGtctcatatttttaatttgtagtaaATTTATCTCTTTTAATGTGGAACACTTAATTGTATTAATTAACAGTGGTAAGTGTAAACTATGGGTTATAtagagagagataaaaatatatagaaatacTAATTTGCCCTTATGGCTAAAAAGGgcaaagtgaaaaaaaaatatgtttgaCAATTGAAATGATATAGAATATAGGAGTATTAGAAATCAAATAGGCCTTAGCCCTGCCCTAACAACCTCATGTTTTATGCATCCCCACTCCTTTTAATaagtataatttaaaatcagTTATTTCGAAATTGAGCTCAGCTTGATCGTCTCGGCTCtatctatttatttatgaaatagtcattttcatcttcatgcATTATAAAAACAAGAACACCTATTGATCCCTATTCATAGTACTATTAATCagattattatttaattaatttaaattgatttctgtcttttttttaatatgctCTGATAGTATTACTTTCTGTCACACATCCTCTTCATTAACATAAAATCTTATTGTACCACTGTTCAAAACTATCCATCGAtaatctttcttcttt encodes:
- the LOC121783961 gene encoding salicylate carboxymethyltransferase-like isoform X1, producing MEVVQVLRMNGGLGETSYANNSLVHRKVISMTRPITEEAITQVYSSVGAIANRFCIAELGCSSGPNSLVVAAELISTVHQLSRSQGRQLPEFQILLNDLPGNDFNSIFHSFLPQFRAQLDQQMGSKSASCFVYGVPGSFYGRLFATNSLHFVHSSYSLMWLSKVPEGVEKWNKEEIYIGSKSPAPAINVYYSQFRVDFHTFLKCRSEEVVGGGAMVLTILGRKSDNAAASKECCYIWELLALSLKQMVSEGAIDEEKLHSFNIPQYMPSPAEVRRSMEEEGSFAISRLDTSEIRWADCGSSSSGEDVAKCMRSVAEPMLVEHFGETIIDELFGKYERCLTDCMSKEEMKFINVTVSLIRRG
- the LOC121783961 gene encoding salicylate carboxymethyltransferase-like isoform X2 codes for the protein MTRPITEEAITQVYSSVGAIANRFCIAELGCSSGPNSLVVAAELISTVHQLSRSQGRQLPEFQILLNDLPGNDFNSIFHSFLPQFRAQLDQQMGSKSASCFVYGVPGSFYGRLFATNSLHFVHSSYSLMWLSKVPEGVEKWNKEEIYIGSKSPAPAINVYYSQFRVDFHTFLKCRSEEVVGGGAMVLTILGRKSDNAAASKECCYIWELLALSLKQMVSEGAIDEEKLHSFNIPQYMPSPAEVRRSMEEEGSFAISRLDTSEIRWADCGSSSSGEDVAKCMRSVAEPMLVEHFGETIIDELFGKYERCLTDCMSKEEMKFINVTVSLIRRG